A genomic window from Malassezia vespertilionis chromosome 6, complete sequence includes:
- a CDS encoding uncharacterized protein (COG:A; BUSCO:EOG09265DRM; EggNog:ENOG503P54Y) — MADATKRAKKAAKFRARSKGDAVQGDEDVGVEDAVEQVRDQVEAPVRVSEERAEQDPVARTKRKKTASASTKTTFSEDGAAHEAPAEPTVPKLEHKYIVFVGNMPFNVTKEMLAKHLGDTCGETPSVRLLTKRADPKALEGLSNSKKKSIAKGKAQNPCAPVSRGCAFAEFGSATALQKALRFHHSMFHGRQINVELTAGGGGKGEQRQAKIKSKNAELEKERRKHFEKHVKPEADAHKRKLADAPTAHWEKTDKDAAPAKRAKFVSGANAVRLG, encoded by the coding sequence ATGGCCGACGCTACCAAacgcgcgaaaaaagcgGCCAAGTtccgtgcgcgaagcaagGGTGATGCGGTGCAGGGTGATGAGGACGTTGGTGTGGAGGATGCAGTGGAGCAGGTACGCGATCAAGTAGAGGCTCCCGTGCGCGTGtccgaggagcgcgcggagcaAGATCCAGTAGCGCGTacgaagcgcaagaaaaCCGCCTCCGCATCGACCAAGACCACATTTTCCGAGGATGGAGCAGCACACGAGGCTCCGGCAGAGCCGACCGTGCCGAAACTAGAGCACAAGTACATTGTGTTTGTCGGCAACATGCCATTCAATGTCACAAAAGAGATGCTGGCCAAGCATCTCGGGGATACGTGCGGCGAAACGCCAAGCGTGCGTTTACTGACCAAGCGCGCAGACCCCAAAGCGCTAGAGGGCCTTTCGAATTCAAAAAAGAAATCAATTGCCAAGGGAAAGGCACAAAACCCCTGCGCGCCTGTGTCGCGTGGATGTGCATTTGCAGAGTTCGGCAGtgccacggcgctgcaaaaggcGCTGCGGTTCCACCACTCCATGTTCCACGGGCGCCAGATCAATGTAGAGCTTACTGCGGGTGGCGGTGGGAaaggcgagcagcgccaggCCAAGATCAAGTCAAAGAatgccgagctggaaaaggagcggcgcaagcacttTGAGAAGCATGTGAAGCCAGAGGCCGACGCACACAAACGCAAgcttgccgacgcgccgacAGCGCACTGGGAAAAGACCGACAAGGATGCTGCCcctgcaaagcgcgccaagtttgTCAGCGGTGCAAATGCGGTGCGTCTGGGGTAG